From Cellulosimicrobium cellulans, the proteins below share one genomic window:
- a CDS encoding ArsR/SmtB family transcription factor: protein MVETVTLTHTAALARLGHALSDETRTRVLLALREAPAYPSDLADALGVSRQVMSNQLACLRGCGLVEAIPDGRRTWYRLADPHLAPALDDLLRLVVQVDPTCCGPDGCTCS from the coding sequence ATGGTCGAGACGGTCACGCTCACCCACACCGCGGCGCTCGCGCGGTTGGGGCACGCCCTGTCGGACGAGACGCGCACGCGCGTCCTCCTGGCGCTGCGGGAGGCCCCGGCCTACCCGTCCGACCTCGCGGACGCGCTCGGCGTCTCGCGGCAGGTCATGTCGAACCAGCTCGCGTGCCTGCGCGGGTGCGGGCTCGTCGAGGCGATCCCCGACGGCCGTCGCACCTGGTACCGCCTCGCCGACCCCCACCTGGCCCCCGCCCTCGACGACCTGCTGCGCCTCGTCGTCCAGGTCGACCCCACCTGCTGCGGGCCTGACGGGTGCACGTGCTCATGA
- a CDS encoding GNAT family N-acetyltransferase, with protein MLIRRERPSDVQAIRAVTADAFSAVEHAAPSVEPDGAPGEATLVGWLREDSGWIPELSLVAETGRPDPQVVGHAVATHGRLADRPALGLGPLSVRRDHQRRGVGAALVHTVLGAADALGEPVVVLLGEPALYSRFGFVPAASLGIEAPEPAWGDYFQARALSAWRDEYSGRFTYAAPFDRL; from the coding sequence ATGCTGATCAGACGCGAGCGCCCGTCCGACGTCCAGGCGATCCGGGCGGTCACCGCAGACGCCTTCTCCGCGGTCGAGCACGCCGCCCCGTCCGTCGAACCCGACGGCGCGCCCGGCGAGGCCACCCTGGTCGGGTGGCTGCGGGAGGACAGCGGGTGGATCCCGGAGCTGTCGCTGGTCGCCGAGACCGGGCGCCCTGACCCGCAGGTGGTCGGGCACGCCGTCGCCACCCACGGGCGGCTCGCGGACCGGCCGGCGCTGGGGCTCGGACCGCTCAGCGTCCGTCGCGACCACCAGCGGCGCGGAGTCGGTGCCGCGCTCGTGCACACGGTCCTCGGTGCAGCGGACGCTCTCGGAGAGCCCGTCGTGGTGCTGCTCGGGGAGCCGGCCCTCTACTCCCGGTTCGGGTTCGTGCCCGCCGCCTCCCTGGGGATCGAGGCTCCCGAGCCGGCGTGGGGGGACTACTTCCAGGCGCGCGCCCTGAGCGCCTGGCGCGACGAGTACTCGGGACGGTTCACCTATGCCGCCCCGTTCGACCGCCTGTGA
- a CDS encoding cation transporter — MTSVSIGPPPSGPAALTAARRAVLERRVRWVVAATITWNVVEAVVAITAGRIASSAALVGFGLDSLVEVLSAAAVAWQFAAPDPHRRERAALRVIAVSFFGLAVFVSVDAVRSLLGAAEPAHSVVGIWLAAVSLAVMPFLSWFERRTGRELGSASAVADSKQTLLCTYLSAVLLVGLVLNATLGWSWADPLAALVIAAVAVKEGVEAWRGDACCAPVSALVGEGDADTCADGCCAPQDDGPTWRP; from the coding sequence ATGACCTCCGTCTCGATCGGGCCCCCGCCGTCCGGACCTGCCGCCCTCACCGCCGCGCGCCGCGCCGTGCTCGAGCGCCGGGTGCGGTGGGTCGTCGCGGCGACGATCACCTGGAACGTCGTCGAGGCGGTCGTCGCGATCACCGCGGGCCGTATCGCGTCGTCGGCCGCGCTCGTCGGGTTCGGGCTCGACTCGCTCGTCGAGGTGCTGTCCGCCGCCGCGGTCGCGTGGCAGTTCGCGGCGCCCGACCCGCACCGGCGCGAGCGGGCCGCGCTGCGCGTCATCGCCGTCTCGTTCTTCGGCCTCGCCGTCTTCGTGTCCGTCGACGCCGTCCGGTCGCTGCTCGGCGCGGCCGAGCCCGCGCACTCCGTCGTGGGCATCTGGCTCGCCGCGGTGAGCCTCGCCGTCATGCCCTTCCTGTCGTGGTTCGAGCGCCGCACGGGTCGCGAGCTGGGGTCGGCGTCCGCTGTCGCGGACTCGAAGCAGACGCTCCTGTGCACGTACCTGTCGGCGGTGCTGCTCGTCGGGCTCGTGCTCAACGCGACGCTCGGCTGGTCGTGGGCCGACCCGCTCGCCGCGCTCGTCATCGCGGCCGTCGCCGTCAAGGAGGGCGTCGAGGCCTGGCGCGGGGACGCGTGCTGCGCCCCCGTCTCGGCGCTCGTCGGCGAGGGCGATGCAGACACCTGCGCCGACGGGTGCTGCGCACCCCAGGACGACGGGCCGACGTGGCGCCCCTGA
- a CDS encoding cation diffusion facilitator family transporter produces MSTTRPAAVDHDHDHDHDHDHDHDHDHDHDHPHPSGLRGWLHEVFVPHSHDAADSIDDELVASGQGIRAVKVSLVVLGATALAQLGIVAVSGSVALLADTVHNLSDALTAVPLWIAFVLGRRAATRRYTHGYGRAEDLAGLFIVAMIALSAVVAGVESVRRLADPQPVDNLGWVIAAGVVGFAGNEAVAVYRIRVGRRIGSAALVADGVHARTDGFTSLAVVLGALGVLAGLPLADPLVGLLITVAILVLLWGTARDVGRRLLDGVDPDLTDRARQALDGVDGLEGVDDVRLRWSGHRLAVQARVLVPPQTPVAAADQVTAAADTALRRALPSVGTVDVVVAPTR; encoded by the coding sequence TTGAGCACGACCCGCCCGGCCGCCGTCGACCACGACCACGACCACGACCACGACCACGACCACGACCACGACCACGACCACGACCACGACCATCCTCACCCGAGCGGGCTGCGCGGCTGGCTGCACGAGGTGTTCGTGCCGCACTCGCACGACGCGGCCGACTCGATCGACGACGAGCTCGTCGCGAGCGGGCAGGGCATCCGGGCGGTCAAGGTGTCGCTCGTGGTGCTCGGCGCGACGGCGCTGGCGCAGCTCGGCATCGTCGCGGTCAGCGGCTCGGTCGCGCTGCTCGCGGACACCGTCCACAACCTCTCCGACGCGCTCACGGCCGTGCCGCTGTGGATCGCGTTCGTGCTCGGGCGCCGCGCCGCGACGCGCCGGTACACCCACGGCTACGGCCGGGCCGAGGACCTCGCGGGGCTGTTCATCGTCGCGATGATCGCCCTCTCGGCGGTCGTCGCGGGCGTCGAGTCGGTGCGACGCCTCGCGGATCCCCAGCCTGTGGACAACCTGGGCTGGGTGATCGCCGCGGGGGTCGTCGGTTTCGCGGGCAACGAGGCGGTCGCCGTGTACCGCATCCGCGTCGGGCGCCGCATCGGCTCGGCCGCTCTCGTCGCGGACGGCGTGCACGCGCGCACCGACGGGTTCACGTCGCTCGCAGTCGTGCTCGGTGCGCTCGGCGTCCTCGCGGGCCTCCCCCTCGCGGACCCGCTCGTCGGGCTGCTCATCACCGTCGCGATCCTCGTGCTCCTGTGGGGCACCGCGCGCGACGTCGGGCGCCGGCTCCTCGACGGCGTCGACCCGGACCTCACCGACCGTGCGCGCCAAGCGCTCGACGGCGTGGACGGGCTAGAGGGCGTGGACGACGTCCGCCTGCGCTGGTCGGGGCACCGCCTGGCCGTCCAGGCGCGCGTCCTCGTGCCGCCGCAGACTCCGGTCGCCGCCGCCGACCAGGTCACGGCCGCCGCCGACACGGCGCTGCGACGTGCACTGCCGTCGGTCGGGACGGTCGACGTCGTGGTGGCGCCCACCCGCTGA
- a CDS encoding ArsR/SmtB family transcription factor, with translation MREDTKVCTFGVESQYVELAAEVFSLLADATRVRIVLALRDTELPVNALAEIVGKSPTAVSQHLAKLRWGRIVRARQEGNRVFYSLVDEHARTLVTQAVFQAQHAVDDHPAHHADDAHGALDGSSPTAGDAEARR, from the coding sequence ATGCGTGAAGATACGAAGGTCTGCACCTTTGGCGTGGAGAGCCAGTACGTCGAGCTCGCGGCCGAGGTGTTCTCGCTGCTCGCTGACGCGACGCGCGTCCGGATCGTCCTCGCCCTGCGCGACACCGAGCTGCCGGTCAACGCGCTCGCGGAGATCGTCGGCAAGTCCCCGACGGCGGTCTCGCAGCACCTCGCCAAGCTCCGCTGGGGCCGCATCGTCCGCGCCCGCCAGGAGGGCAACCGCGTGTTCTACTCGCTCGTCGACGAGCACGCGCGCACGCTCGTGACCCAGGCCGTCTTCCAGGCGCAGCACGCCGTGGACGACCACCCCGCGCACCACGCCGACGATGCGCACGGCGCGCTCGACGGGTCCTCCCCCACCGCCGGGGACGCCGAGGCGCGGCGTTGA
- a CDS encoding ATP-dependent DNA ligase, whose product MLLAEVAATSDAVAATRSRLAKRSAIADLLRRVADDAGPAGIPDDTDGADTRDEVEIAVAYLAGELRQRRTGLGWRSLRDLPTPAEEPRLTLTAVDAAFARMAGLSGPGSATARQAEAGALFGAATAREQSLLAGLVSGELRQGALDSVVVDAVAEASEVPADAVRRAVMLAGATGPVARAALTAGSPDAATEALATFRLTVGRPVRPMLAQSAPDVGAALEKLGAGPGEGAAEGEHPPSGTAVAVDVKLDGIRIQVHRDGDDVRVFTRSLDDITERVPEIVAAARALAARALVLDGEALVVGPDGVPRPFQETAARSATQGERSPAEEAELAASLELSPFFFDALHVDGRDLLDEPLRDRLAVLDDVAGPHAVRRLVTDDPDAATAFFESAVAEGQEGVVVKSLDTPYAAGRRGAGWVKVKPRHTLDLVVLAVEQGSGRRRGWLSNIWLGARDPDGGFVMLGKTFKGMTDEMLEWQTRRFRELETSDDGYVVHVRPEQVVEIAFDGLQRSTRYPGGLALRFARVLRYRDDKTADEADTIDGVRALAR is encoded by the coding sequence ATGCTGCTCGCCGAGGTCGCCGCCACGTCCGACGCCGTCGCCGCCACCCGCTCGCGCCTCGCCAAGCGCTCTGCCATCGCGGACCTGCTGCGCCGCGTCGCCGACGACGCCGGCCCGGCCGGCATACCTGACGACACCGACGGCGCAGACACCCGCGACGAGGTGGAGATCGCCGTCGCGTACCTCGCGGGCGAGCTGCGCCAGCGGCGCACGGGACTCGGGTGGCGCTCGCTGCGCGACCTGCCCACCCCGGCCGAGGAGCCGAGACTCACGCTGACCGCGGTCGACGCCGCGTTCGCGCGCATGGCCGGTCTCTCCGGTCCCGGCTCGGCGACGGCCCGCCAGGCCGAGGCCGGCGCGCTGTTCGGTGCCGCGACGGCGCGCGAGCAGTCGCTCCTCGCGGGGCTCGTCTCGGGCGAGCTGCGGCAGGGCGCGCTGGACTCCGTGGTGGTCGACGCGGTCGCCGAGGCGTCGGAGGTCCCCGCCGACGCAGTGCGCCGCGCGGTCATGCTCGCCGGAGCCACAGGACCGGTCGCGCGCGCCGCGCTGACGGCCGGGAGCCCCGATGCTGCGACCGAGGCCCTCGCGACGTTCCGGCTCACGGTCGGCCGTCCCGTCCGGCCGATGCTCGCGCAGTCAGCGCCCGACGTCGGTGCCGCGCTCGAGAAGCTCGGCGCCGGACCCGGCGAGGGAGCCGCAGAGGGCGAGCACCCGCCGTCGGGCACCGCGGTGGCCGTGGACGTGAAGCTCGACGGGATCCGCATCCAGGTGCACCGCGACGGCGACGACGTGCGCGTGTTCACCCGCTCGCTCGACGACATCACCGAGCGCGTCCCGGAGATCGTCGCCGCGGCGCGGGCCCTGGCCGCCCGGGCGCTCGTGCTCGACGGCGAGGCGCTCGTCGTCGGGCCCGACGGCGTCCCGCGCCCGTTCCAGGAGACCGCCGCCCGCTCCGCGACCCAGGGCGAGCGCAGCCCCGCCGAGGAGGCCGAGCTCGCGGCGTCGCTCGAGCTGTCGCCATTCTTCTTCGACGCCTTGCACGTCGACGGCCGCGACCTGCTCGACGAGCCGCTGCGCGACCGGCTCGCGGTGCTCGACGACGTGGCGGGCCCCCACGCCGTGCGGCGCCTCGTCACCGACGACCCCGACGCCGCGACCGCGTTCTTCGAGAGCGCGGTGGCCGAGGGGCAGGAGGGCGTCGTCGTGAAGTCGCTCGACACCCCCTACGCGGCCGGGCGGCGCGGCGCGGGCTGGGTCAAGGTCAAGCCCCGGCACACGCTCGACCTCGTCGTGCTCGCGGTCGAGCAGGGCTCGGGCCGCCGCCGCGGGTGGCTGTCGAACATCTGGCTCGGTGCGCGCGACCCCGACGGCGGGTTCGTCATGCTCGGCAAGACGTTCAAGGGCATGACGGACGAGATGCTGGAGTGGCAGACGCGCCGGTTCCGCGAGCTGGAGACGTCCGACGACGGGTACGTCGTGCACGTGCGACCGGAGCAGGTCGTCGAGATCGCGTTCGACGGGCTCCAGCGGTCCACCCGCTACCCCGGCGGCCTCGCGCTCCGGTTCGCGCGCGTGCTGCGCTACCGCGACGACAAGACCGCCGACGAGGCCGACACGATCGACGGGGTGCGCGCGCTCGCGCGGTAG
- a CDS encoding SLC13 family permease, which produces MNASGAPARRRVPLWLVAAVVVVVLPATGLLPATDARELLVRTGPVLVFLLAITVVAELCAGAGLFDAVAARAARLARGRRIVLWGLVVVLATASTVVLSLDTTAVLVTPVVLALARRTGTRPLPLALTVLALANTASLLLPVSNLTNLLAAHRFGTGYVAVMWAPALAVLTVTVVVLLVLHGRDLRGRFTLAGAGPTPPDRLLLRLTAAVVVLLAVAFALEIPVAPTALAGAAVLALATWWRRVRPLVPVREMLPWRSALVVAALFVLVETWHAHGLGDLLATVAGTGDGPGDLAQLAATGVVAANLVNNLPAFLALLPAAGESVDRLATLLVAVNAGPLITPWASLATVLWWQQYRRHAFEHGPPPAWHVVRQGLVLAPLAVAAGVAVVALS; this is translated from the coding sequence GTGAACGCCTCGGGAGCACCGGCGCGCCGCCGTGTGCCGCTGTGGCTCGTCGCGGCGGTGGTCGTCGTCGTGCTGCCCGCGACCGGGCTGCTCCCCGCGACGGACGCGCGGGAGCTGCTCGTCCGGACCGGACCCGTGCTCGTGTTCCTCCTCGCGATCACGGTCGTCGCCGAGCTGTGCGCGGGCGCCGGCCTGTTCGACGCCGTCGCGGCCCGGGCTGCGCGGCTCGCCCGGGGCAGACGGATCGTCCTGTGGGGGCTCGTCGTCGTCCTCGCGACGGCGAGCACGGTCGTGCTCTCGCTCGACACGACGGCGGTGCTCGTCACGCCCGTCGTGCTCGCCCTCGCACGCCGCACGGGCACGCGGCCGCTGCCCCTCGCGCTCACCGTGCTCGCGCTCGCCAACACGGCGTCCCTGCTCCTGCCCGTCTCGAACCTGACCAACCTGCTCGCGGCGCACCGGTTCGGCACCGGGTACGTCGCGGTGATGTGGGCGCCGGCGCTCGCCGTCCTGACCGTGACCGTCGTCGTGCTGCTGGTGCTGCACGGCCGCGACCTGCGCGGGCGCTTCACGCTCGCGGGTGCCGGCCCGACGCCGCCCGACCGGCTCCTCCTGCGGCTCACCGCCGCGGTCGTCGTCCTCCTCGCGGTCGCGTTCGCGCTGGAGATCCCCGTCGCGCCGACGGCCCTCGCGGGCGCCGCGGTGCTCGCGCTCGCGACGTGGTGGCGGCGCGTGCGACCGCTCGTGCCGGTGCGGGAGATGCTGCCGTGGCGGTCCGCGCTCGTCGTGGCGGCGCTGTTCGTGCTCGTCGAGACGTGGCACGCGCACGGGCTCGGCGACCTGCTCGCGACCGTCGCAGGCACGGGCGACGGGCCGGGCGACCTCGCGCAGCTGGCCGCGACCGGCGTCGTCGCGGCCAACCTGGTGAACAACCTGCCCGCGTTCCTCGCGCTGCTGCCCGCGGCGGGGGAGAGCGTCGACCGGCTCGCGACGCTCCTCGTCGCGGTGAACGCCGGGCCGCTGATCACGCCGTGGGCGTCCCTCGCGACCGTGCTGTGGTGGCAGCAGTACCGCCGCCACGCGTTCGAGCACGGTCCCCCGCCCGCGTGGCACGTGGTCCGGCAGGGCCTCGTGCTCGCACCTCTCGCCGTCGCTGCGGGGGTCGCGGTCGTCGCGCTCAGCTAG
- the dapA gene encoding 4-hydroxy-tetrahydrodipicolinate synthase — protein MELSGLYVPLVTPFTDDDRLDLDALATLAATVLDEGAAGVVALGTTGEPAALTRAEARQVVDVCAGVCAGRDRQLVVGTGTSSTAASVDLIADLDPRASAALVTVPAYTRPSPEGVVEHFRRLAAATPVPLVVYHVPYRTGLSLTADTLHRLADLPGVAGFKHTVGSIDDTTVAFLSTLRPDVSVLAGDDLYIGPLISLGARGAITASANVAPRAYAELVSAWRHGPAGRARTMHDALVPLTRALFAEPSPAVIKAVLAADGRIASPRVRLPLLPASPAAVAAALASREARPAASA, from the coding sequence ATGGAGCTCTCCGGCCTCTACGTCCCCCTGGTCACCCCGTTCACCGACGACGACCGCCTCGACCTCGACGCGCTCGCGACGCTCGCCGCCACGGTCCTCGACGAGGGCGCGGCGGGCGTCGTCGCCCTGGGCACGACCGGGGAGCCGGCGGCCCTGACCCGCGCCGAGGCCCGCCAGGTGGTCGACGTCTGCGCCGGGGTCTGCGCGGGACGCGACCGGCAGCTCGTCGTCGGCACGGGGACGAGCAGCACCGCCGCGTCCGTCGACCTGATCGCGGACCTCGACCCCCGGGCGTCCGCCGCGCTCGTCACGGTCCCCGCCTACACGCGCCCCTCCCCGGAGGGCGTCGTCGAGCACTTCCGGCGCCTCGCTGCGGCGACCCCCGTCCCGCTGGTCGTCTACCACGTCCCGTACCGGACGGGCCTCAGCCTGACGGCGGACACGCTCCACCGGCTCGCCGACCTGCCCGGCGTGGCCGGGTTCAAGCACACGGTGGGCTCGATCGACGACACGACGGTCGCGTTCCTGAGCACCCTGCGACCGGACGTGTCGGTGCTGGCCGGCGACGACCTGTACATCGGCCCGCTGATCTCCCTCGGGGCCCGGGGGGCGATCACCGCGAGCGCCAACGTGGCGCCGCGCGCCTACGCGGAGCTCGTCAGCGCCTGGCGACACGGCCCGGCAGGACGGGCCCGCACGATGCACGACGCGCTGGTCCCGCTCACGCGCGCCCTGTTCGCCGAACCCAGCCCGGCGGTGATCAAGGCCGTCCTCGCCGCCGACGGCCGGATCGCCAGCCCGCGCGTGCGGCTCCCGCTCCTCCCGGCATCCCCGGCCGCGGTCGCGGCGGCCCTCGCGTCCCGCGAGGCTCGACCGGCAGCCTCGGCGTAG
- a CDS encoding SigE family RNA polymerase sigma factor: MNALAVSEDDDAPDVGPPDQITLVRVAADPEQEFAAFMADAAPRLGRTAWLLCGDAHVADELVQQALTKTYLHWRTARERDPFAYARQALATSRIDQWRRRRREVLVATDDVPEHAERSAPVETHAERDRLVRALATLTLRQRRIVVLRHLVGMSAREVADDLGVSVGTVKSTASRGLAQLRSVLSAADAVDVRHRSAGVSGARRPSSSRVEPTEGSLS, from the coding sequence GTGAACGCACTCGCCGTCTCCGAGGACGACGACGCACCCGACGTCGGGCCACCAGACCAGATCACCCTCGTCCGGGTGGCGGCCGACCCCGAGCAGGAGTTCGCCGCCTTCATGGCGGATGCCGCACCCCGGCTGGGCCGCACCGCCTGGCTGCTGTGCGGGGACGCCCACGTCGCCGACGAGCTCGTCCAGCAGGCGCTGACCAAGACCTACCTGCACTGGAGGACGGCCCGCGAGCGGGACCCGTTCGCCTACGCGCGGCAGGCTCTCGCGACGTCGCGCATCGACCAGTGGAGGCGGCGGCGGCGCGAGGTGCTCGTCGCGACCGACGACGTCCCCGAGCACGCGGAACGGTCGGCGCCCGTGGAGACGCACGCCGAGCGGGACCGTCTCGTCCGAGCTCTCGCGACGCTCACGCTCCGGCAGCGCCGCATCGTCGTGCTGCGCCACCTCGTCGGGATGTCGGCGAGGGAGGTCGCGGACGACCTCGGCGTGTCGGTCGGCACCGTGAAGTCGACGGCGTCCCGCGGGCTCGCGCAGCTCCGGTCGGTGCTGTCCGCGGCGGACGCCGTCGACGTCCGGCACCGGTCCGCCGGTGTCAGCGGCGCTCGCCGCCCGTCGTCGTCGCGCGTCGAACCCACCGAGGGGAGCCTTTCGTGA